One part of the Ochotona princeps isolate mOchPri1 chromosome 3, mOchPri1.hap1, whole genome shotgun sequence genome encodes these proteins:
- the CEP19 gene encoding centrosomal protein of 19 kDa, producing the protein MMCTAKKCGIRFQPPAIILIYENETQGKRRQRIMPVRNFSKFSDCARAAEQLKNNPRHKSFLEQVSLRQLEKLFSVLRGHLRGQSLTETMDQIQRETTIDPEEDLNKLDDKELAKRKRIMDELFEKNQKKKDDPNFVYDIEVEFPQDEQVQSCSWDTESADEF; encoded by the exons ATGATGTGTACTGCCAAGAAATGTGGAATCAGATTCCAGCCTCCGGCCATTATCTTAATCTATGAGAATGAAACCCAGGGGAAACGTCGACAGCGCATCATGCCCGTCCGGAACTTTTCAAAGTTTTCAG ACTGTGCCCGAGCAGCTGAGCAACTAAAGAATAATCCCCGACACAAGTCTTTCCTGGAACAGGTGTCCCTGAGGCAGTTGGAGAAGTTGTTCAGTGTTTTACGAGGTCACCTGCGGGGGCAGAGTCTGACAGAAACCATGGACCAAATTCAGCGGGAAACAACCATTGATCCCGAGGAGGACCTGAACAAACTGGATGACAAGGAGCTTGCCAAGCGGAAGCGCATCATGGATGAACTCTTTGAGAAAAACCAGAAGAAGAAGGATGACCCAAATTTTGTTTATGACATCGAGGTTGAGTTCCCACAGGATGAGCAGGTGCAGtcgtgcagctgggacacagagtcTGCTGACGAGTTCTGA